DNA sequence from the Trichocoleus desertorum ATA4-8-CV12 genome:
TGTACTGAGGCATGTAGTTATGTTAAGTAGCTTACATAAACATACTCGGGTTTACCACTACGCTGCCGAGGTTCAGGCAAACGGCTAATTCTGAGGAGCCTATTAAGCGTTGCATCTATTGCATCTAGAAGAGTATAGCCACCTTGACAGTAGCAACCCCAACCTTTTCAATCCAATCGTCCAAGAATTAAGGCACACTAGGAGTCAGACCGCTCCAGCTAACAGTGCAATACTTCTAACCTGCTGGTCAGCTTCAGCTCCTTGAGGAAAGCTGAAAACTTGGGCTGTCATCCTAGTCTGAGTCGGTTGCCTCCTCAAAATTGACTGACATCATTTCGTACTGGTTCTCAATTACTCATGATTTGGCCTTTCAAGCCTCGGTCTCGAAAACAAATTGCTCGCATTGAAGTCTCAGGGGCGATCGCAGGAGCTACCCGCAAGCGAGTTCTGGAAGCCCTCAAAACGGTGGAAGAAAGAGAATTTCCGGCTCTGCTTCTACGGATTGACAGTCCTGGCGGTACTGTTGGGGACTCTCAGGAAATCTACAGTGCGCTCAAACGTCTGAGCGAAAAAATCAAAATTGTTGCCAGCTTCGGCAATATTTCTGCATCGGGTGGCGTTTATATCGGCATGGGCGCAAATTATATTGTGGCCAATCCGGGTACCATTACTGGCAGCATTGGGGTGATTCTTCGGGGCAACAACTTGGAACGGCTTCTAGAAAAAGTAGGCGTTTCCTTCAAGGTGATTAAATCTGGTCCCTACAAAGACATTTTGGCTTTTGACCGAGAACTGACAGAGTCAGAAGCTAGCATTCTGCAAGCAATGATTGACACGAGTTACTTACAATTTGTGCAGACGGTGGCTGAAGCCCGTAAGCTGGCAGTGGATACAGTTAAAAGCTTTGCGGATGGACGAATTTTTACGGGTGAGCAAGCCCTAGAACTAGGAGTTGTAGATCGCTTAGGCACCGAAGAAGATGCTCGTCGTTGGGCGGCGGAACTTGCAGGTCTTGATCCAGAAAAAACTCGTTGCTACAACTTGGAGGAACGCAAACCCTTCTGGAGTCGCGTTGTTCCTAGTACCGGGCAAACCCGCTCAGGGAGTTCAGGGATGAGAGCTGGCCTCGATTGGATGGAGTTTGAGTTGTCTACCAGTGGTCTGCCCTTGTGGCTTTACCGACCCTAGCGACCAATTTGCCTAAAATTGACAATTTAAAGCCTTGAAAATCCTAGATTTTGTTAACATTGGCTCGCGTTGTCAAGATTTTCAGTTATCGTTGCGATCGCTCAGGTTAGATGATCTGAGCCATAAAAATCCAACTTGATGAATATTGGTTTAATCACATGACGGAGGATGAGGGCGTGGAATGGAGAGTTCGGGCAATTCGTGGTGCAACAACTGCCTCAGACAACACGGCTGAGGCAATTCGAGAAGCAGTCGCTGAGCTGTTAGATGAGTTAGAAGCTCACAATCAACTCGATCCAGAAGAAATTATCAGTGCGACGTTCTCTGTTACCCGCGACTTGGACGCCATCTTCCCGGCTTCAGTAGCGCGTGAACGTCCCCGTTGGCAAAACGTTCCTTTACTAGA
Encoded proteins:
- the sppA gene encoding signal peptide peptidase SppA — protein: MIWPFKPRSRKQIARIEVSGAIAGATRKRVLEALKTVEEREFPALLLRIDSPGGTVGDSQEIYSALKRLSEKIKIVASFGNISASGGVYIGMGANYIVANPGTITGSIGVILRGNNLERLLEKVGVSFKVIKSGPYKDILAFDRELTESEASILQAMIDTSYLQFVQTVAEARKLAVDTVKSFADGRIFTGEQALELGVVDRLGTEEDARRWAAELAGLDPEKTRCYNLEERKPFWSRVVPSTGQTRSGSSGMRAGLDWMEFELSTSGLPLWLYRP
- the aroH gene encoding chorismate mutase gives rise to the protein MTEDEGVEWRVRAIRGATTASDNTAEAIREAVAELLDELEAHNQLDPEEIISATFSVTRDLDAIFPASVARERPRWQNVPLLDVQQMHVEGSLERCIRFLIHFNTPNPNVEIHHPYLRQARSLRPDWILAQTGLASPVAKSHR